One stretch of Streptomyces sp. NBC_00443 DNA includes these proteins:
- a CDS encoding C40 family peptidase, giving the protein MEEPLIPVVLMSHTAHIRSHRKPRRSATTTIAMRAGVTGGVLSMAAAGAAATANAAEPVTQTIELPALTGDLANQLAQSADATQLAAANYELDAERDAAAAAAAKEAKKDLAEAKKKAEAKKKAEEARRAAAEAAASRSAERTTLSASASTSTDVSAPASGSVGTVVSFLKAQLGDAYVMGATGPSAWDCSSLVQAAFKQVGVDLPRVSQDQSMVGTDVSLSNVQVGDILYWGGKGSAYHVGVYIGDGQYLDAANPSKGVVIQDLSGYPASGAVRVL; this is encoded by the coding sequence CCACACCGCTCACATACGCAGCCACCGGAAACCCCGCCGCAGCGCGACGACGACCATCGCGATGCGCGCCGGAGTTACCGGTGGCGTCCTCAGCATGGCAGCGGCTGGCGCTGCGGCTACGGCGAACGCCGCCGAGCCGGTGACGCAGACCATCGAACTGCCCGCCCTCACGGGCGACCTGGCGAACCAGCTCGCCCAGTCCGCGGACGCCACTCAGCTGGCGGCAGCGAACTACGAGCTCGACGCCGAGCGTGACGCGGCCGCCGCCGCGGCGGCCAAGGAAGCCAAGAAGGACCTCGCGGAGGCCAAGAAGAAGGCCGAGGCGAAGAAGAAGGCCGAGGAGGCCCGCCGGGCCGCCGCAGAGGCCGCCGCCTCGCGCAGCGCCGAGCGGACCACCCTGTCCGCTTCCGCTTCCACGAGCACGGACGTGTCCGCTCCTGCCAGTGGCAGCGTCGGGACGGTCGTCTCCTTCCTCAAGGCCCAGCTGGGAGACGCGTACGTCATGGGCGCCACCGGCCCCAGCGCGTGGGACTGCTCCAGCCTGGTCCAGGCCGCGTTCAAGCAGGTCGGTGTCGACCTGCCGCGGGTCTCGCAGGACCAGTCGATGGTCGGCACCGACGTGTCGCTGTCGAACGTTCAGGTCGGCGACATCCTGTACTGGGGCGGCAAGGGCTCCGCGTACCACGTGGGCGTCTACATCGGAGACGGCCAGTACCTGGACGCGGCCAACCCGTCCAAGGGCGTCGTCATCCAGGACCTGTCCGGGTACCCGGCGTCGGGTGCGGTGCGCGTCCTCTGA
- a CDS encoding hydroxysqualene dehydroxylase produces the protein MTTEHTQEPQELTGHTRSGHTRRRFLAGTGGVAGALALWPAGTAKAASGRRVAVLGGGVSGLSAAHELAERGYAVTVYEYYDTLGGKARSMPVPGTAAGGRADLPAEHGFRFFPGFYRNLPDTMRRIPVPGNAHGVHDNLVSGTEALFARADGRPDLHFPLRRGTTPPRPGDLTLSWIRDQLLSVLDLGTRLPAHEVAYFADRLLVHLTSCDARREEVWEKVAWWDFIRAEEMSEEYRTLLGIGQTRNLVATRAEVASTRTVGRVIIEALLLWGLLGRGMDGDADIDRVLNAPTSEAWIDPWEAHLRSLGVDFALGTQVREVRYDGGRVTGVRVSARDGGDDRTVTADHYISALPVEHARGTWGPALRAADPQLARCDALQTDWMTGVMFYLRTPTPVVHGHINCLDSPWAVTGVGQAQFWDGRDFSRDYGDGSAHDCLSAIISEWDKPGILYGKTAKECTKEEVVAELWAQLKDGLNDAGKTTLRDEDRLGWFMDPAVTGLGGPDPQNREQLLIHPTGTLYNRPTARTEVPNFFLAGDYVRTDVDLASMEGANESARLAVNALLKADDSDAEHCRTWGLYRPPELEPLKRVDEVRYRLGLPNTFDLG, from the coding sequence ATGACAACAGAACACACGCAGGAGCCCCAGGAGCTGACAGGCCACACACGATCCGGCCACACCCGCAGACGCTTTCTGGCCGGTACCGGGGGAGTGGCCGGCGCCCTCGCCTTATGGCCCGCGGGAACAGCGAAGGCGGCTTCCGGAAGGCGCGTCGCCGTCCTGGGCGGCGGAGTCTCCGGTCTGAGCGCCGCCCACGAACTCGCTGAACGCGGCTACGCCGTCACCGTCTACGAGTACTACGACACCCTCGGCGGCAAGGCCCGCTCGATGCCCGTCCCGGGCACGGCAGCCGGTGGCCGCGCGGACCTCCCCGCCGAGCACGGCTTCCGCTTCTTCCCCGGCTTCTACCGGAACCTGCCGGACACCATGCGCCGCATCCCCGTCCCCGGCAACGCGCACGGCGTCCACGACAACCTCGTCAGCGGCACCGAGGCCCTGTTCGCCCGCGCCGACGGCCGCCCCGACCTGCACTTCCCGCTCCGCCGCGGCACCACCCCACCCCGCCCCGGCGACCTCACCCTCAGCTGGATCCGGGACCAGCTCCTGTCGGTCCTGGACCTCGGCACCCGCCTCCCCGCCCACGAGGTGGCCTACTTCGCCGACCGCCTGCTGGTCCACCTCACCAGCTGCGACGCCCGCCGCGAGGAGGTCTGGGAGAAGGTCGCCTGGTGGGACTTCATCCGCGCCGAGGAGATGAGCGAGGAGTACCGGACGCTCCTCGGCATCGGCCAGACCCGCAACCTCGTCGCCACGCGCGCGGAGGTGGCGTCCACCCGGACCGTCGGGCGCGTCATCATCGAGGCCCTGCTCCTGTGGGGTCTGCTCGGCCGCGGCATGGACGGCGACGCCGACATCGACCGCGTGCTCAACGCACCCACCAGCGAGGCCTGGATCGACCCCTGGGAGGCCCACCTGCGCTCCCTGGGAGTCGACTTCGCCCTGGGCACCCAGGTCCGCGAGGTCCGCTACGACGGCGGCCGGGTGACCGGCGTCCGCGTCTCGGCCCGCGACGGCGGCGACGACCGCACCGTCACCGCCGACCACTACATCTCCGCCCTGCCCGTCGAGCACGCCCGCGGGACGTGGGGCCCGGCCCTGCGCGCGGCCGACCCTCAGCTCGCCCGGTGCGACGCGCTGCAGACGGACTGGATGACCGGCGTGATGTTCTACCTGCGCACGCCCACTCCCGTCGTGCACGGCCACATCAACTGCCTCGACTCACCGTGGGCGGTGACCGGCGTCGGCCAGGCGCAGTTCTGGGACGGCCGGGACTTCTCCCGCGACTACGGCGACGGGAGCGCGCACGACTGCCTCTCCGCGATCATCTCGGAGTGGGACAAGCCGGGCATCCTGTACGGCAAGACGGCCAAGGAGTGCACCAAGGAGGAGGTCGTCGCCGAACTCTGGGCTCAGCTCAAGGACGGCCTCAACGACGCCGGCAAGACCACGCTGCGGGACGAGGACCGCCTCGGCTGGTTCATGGACCCGGCGGTGACGGGCCTGGGCGGCCCGGACCCGCAGAACCGCGAACAGCTCCTCATCCACCCCACGGGCACCCTCTACAACCGCCCCACGGCCCGCACAGAGGTCCCGAACTTCTTCCTCGCGGGCGACTACGTCCGCACCGATGTGGACCTGGCGTCGATGGAGGGCGCCAACGAATCGGCCCGCCTGGCCGTCAACGCCCTCCTGAAAGCGGATGATTCGGACGCCGAGCACTGCCGGACCTGGGGGCTCTACCGGCCCCCGGAGCTGGAGCCGCTGAAGCGGGTCGACGAAGTGCGTTACAGGCTGGGGCTGCCCAACACCTTCGACCTCGGATGA
- the def gene encoding peptide deformylase: protein MPSVFVQGRPVDSYPPLAPEARHGAVRRITEMGEGVLHKPCRDVTEFGPDLAALIDDMFLTMYIADGAGLAANQVGVDLRLFVYDCPDDDGVRHVGHIVNPVLEPLDAAHRRLLDDSEGCLSVPGAVMDVPRPDRAVVRGLDRDGEPIVIEGTGYFARCLAHETDHCDGQVYVDRLSRRDRKEALRQVADRRDEVLARRAANIEALSRA from the coding sequence ATGCCCAGCGTTTTTGTGCAAGGCAGGCCCGTCGACTCGTATCCGCCGCTCGCGCCCGAGGCCCGGCATGGGGCGGTGCGCAGGATCACCGAGATGGGTGAGGGGGTGTTGCACAAGCCGTGCCGGGACGTGACCGAGTTCGGGCCGGATCTCGCCGCGCTCATCGACGACATGTTCCTGACGATGTACATCGCCGACGGGGCCGGACTGGCGGCGAACCAAGTCGGTGTCGATTTGCGGCTGTTCGTGTACGACTGCCCGGACGACGACGGCGTCCGGCACGTCGGTCACATCGTCAACCCGGTACTGGAACCGCTCGACGCGGCCCACAGGAGGCTCCTCGACGACAGTGAGGGGTGTCTGTCGGTGCCGGGCGCGGTGATGGACGTACCCCGTCCGGACCGGGCCGTGGTGCGCGGGCTCGACAGGGACGGCGAGCCGATCGTGATCGAGGGCACGGGGTACTTCGCCCGTTGCCTCGCGCACGAGACCGATCACTGTGACGGGCAGGTCTATGTGGACCGGCTCTCCAGGCGGGACCGGAAGGAGGCGCTGCGGCAGGTGGCGGACCGGCGGGACGAGGTGCTCGCGCGCCGGGCCGCCAACATCGAGGCCCTCAGCAGGGCCTAG
- a CDS encoding geranylgeranyl reductase family protein, with translation MPEPQSSLLSENTADVIVVGAGPAGSATAYHLARSGLDVLLLEKTEFPREKVCGDGLTPRATKQLVAMGIDISEEAGWLRNKGLRIIGGGMRLQLDWPDLASFPDYGLVRKRDDFDEQLARQAQKAGARLYERCNVGAPIIDDRTGRITGVHAKLGEEKREVTFHAPLVVAADGNSTRLSLAMGLHRREDRPMGVAVRTYFESPRHEDDYLESWLELWDRRGPGEDRLLPGYGWIFGMGDGTSNVGLGVLNTSDSFKELDWREVLKAWCASMPEEWGYTPDKMTGPIRGAALPMAFNRQPHYTKGLLLVGDAGGLVNPFNGEGIAYAMESGQIAADVIVQAHARSTPAGREMALQRYPRVLKDTYGGYYTLGRAFVKLIGNPKVMKIAAQRGLTHPMLMKFTLKLLANLTDPTGGDAMDRIINGLSKVAPKA, from the coding sequence GTGCCCGAGCCCCAGTCCTCGCTCCTCTCCGAGAACACCGCCGATGTGATCGTCGTGGGCGCGGGGCCGGCCGGCTCTGCGACGGCGTACCACCTGGCCAGGTCCGGCCTCGATGTCCTGCTGCTGGAGAAGACCGAGTTCCCGAGGGAGAAGGTCTGCGGCGACGGCCTCACCCCGCGCGCGACCAAACAGCTCGTGGCCATGGGCATCGACATCTCCGAGGAAGCGGGCTGGCTGCGCAACAAGGGCCTGAGGATCATCGGCGGCGGCATGCGGCTCCAGCTGGACTGGCCCGATCTCGCCTCCTTCCCCGACTACGGCCTCGTCCGTAAGCGCGACGACTTCGACGAGCAACTCGCCCGCCAGGCCCAGAAGGCCGGCGCCCGCCTCTACGAGCGCTGCAACGTCGGTGCCCCGATCATCGACGACCGCACCGGCCGCATCACCGGCGTCCACGCCAAGCTCGGCGAGGAGAAGCGCGAGGTCACCTTCCACGCGCCTCTGGTCGTCGCCGCCGACGGCAACTCCACGCGCCTGTCCCTGGCGATGGGCCTGCACCGCCGCGAGGACCGCCCGATGGGCGTGGCCGTACGGACGTATTTCGAAAGCCCCCGCCACGAGGACGACTACCTGGAGTCCTGGCTGGAGCTGTGGGACCGCCGTGGCCCCGGTGAAGACCGCCTCCTGCCCGGCTACGGCTGGATCTTCGGCATGGGCGACGGCACGTCCAACGTCGGTCTGGGCGTGCTCAACACCTCGGACTCCTTCAAGGAACTGGACTGGCGCGAGGTCCTGAAGGCCTGGTGCGCCTCCATGCCGGAGGAGTGGGGCTACACCCCGGACAAGATGACCGGCCCCATCCGCGGCGCCGCCCTCCCGATGGCCTTCAACCGCCAACCGCACTACACCAAGGGCCTGCTCCTGGTCGGCGACGCCGGCGGCCTGGTGAACCCCTTCAACGGCGAGGGCATCGCCTACGCCATGGAGTCCGGCCAGATCGCCGCCGACGTCATCGTCCAGGCCCACGCCCGCTCGACTCCCGCGGGGCGTGAAATGGCCCTCCAGCGCTACCCGCGCGTCCTGAAGGACACCTACGGCGGCTACTACACGCTGGGCCGCGCCTTCGTGAAGCTCATCGGCAACCCGAAGGTCATGAAGATCGCGGCCCAGCGCGGCCTGACGCACCCCATGCTGATGAAGTTCACGCTGAAGCTGCTCGCGAACCTCACGGACCCGACCGGCGGCGACGCGATGGACCGCATCATCAACGGCCTCAGCAAGGTGGCACCGAAGGCCTGA
- a CDS encoding GNAT family N-acetyltransferase: MNRALPVVQLRVPTDEDAVAWHRIFAHPDVMEFHGGRAAELSVYEELTARQRRHDAERGYCLWTVLDENERVVGFTGAQPWEREWGPKDEIEIGWRLGREHWGKGYVSAAAQLTLDRVRAAGVPGVVAMVDARNGRSIAVTRRLGMRLAEVFATPDARQKGHCYRLDL; this comes from the coding sequence GTGAACCGAGCTCTCCCTGTCGTACAGCTCCGTGTCCCCACCGACGAGGACGCCGTCGCCTGGCACCGGATCTTCGCGCACCCGGATGTCATGGAGTTCCACGGCGGGAGGGCCGCGGAGTTGTCCGTCTACGAGGAGCTCACCGCCCGTCAGCGCCGGCACGACGCCGAGCGCGGGTACTGCCTGTGGACCGTCCTCGACGAGAATGAGCGGGTCGTCGGCTTCACCGGCGCCCAGCCGTGGGAGCGGGAGTGGGGTCCCAAGGACGAGATCGAGATCGGCTGGCGGCTCGGGCGGGAGCACTGGGGCAAGGGGTACGTCAGCGCGGCCGCACAGCTGACGCTGGACCGGGTGCGCGCGGCCGGGGTGCCGGGTGTGGTGGCGATGGTCGACGCCCGCAACGGGCGGTCGATCGCGGTGACGCGGCGGCTTGGGATGCGGCTCGCCGAGGTGTTCGCCACGCCGGACGCACGGCAGAAGGGGCACTGCTACCGGCTCGATCTGTGA
- a CDS encoding PASTA domain-containing protein, which yields MRVPKLVGLMAMDAREEAKSHGLLLNAPDRPDFHLVVVDYVVRQYPQPGAEVPRESMVYVWFDFGEGEGGGGVREPRIPRPPGGGLQRELEEPGDPYPVVSSA from the coding sequence GTGCGAGTACCGAAACTCGTCGGACTGATGGCCATGGACGCGCGCGAGGAAGCGAAGTCGCACGGTCTTCTCCTCAACGCACCGGACCGGCCGGACTTCCACCTGGTCGTCGTCGACTACGTCGTACGCCAGTACCCCCAGCCCGGTGCCGAGGTGCCGCGGGAGTCGATGGTCTACGTCTGGTTCGACTTCGGCGAGGGGGAGGGCGGCGGAGGCGTACGCGAGCCACGCATCCCACGGCCGCCCGGTGGCGGACTGCAGCGCGAGCTGGAGGAGCCCGGGGATCCGTACCCCGTCGTCAGCTCTGCTTGA
- a CDS encoding demethylmenaquinone methyltransferase, protein MTRASLDKQPHEVASMFDNVAERYDLTNDVLSLGQDRRWRKEVARAVDARPAQKILDLAAGTATSSLPFAQTGAYVVPCDFSLGMLQVGKRKHTWLPFTAGDATKLPFKDDTFDAVTISFGLRNVQDFDTALREMYRVTRPGGRVVICEFSHPTWAPLRTVYTEYLMRALPPVARAVSSNPDAYVYLAESIRAWPDQPALAERLRKAGWSKVAWRNLTGGIVTLHRGFKQS, encoded by the coding sequence GTGACCCGCGCATCCCTGGACAAGCAGCCGCACGAAGTCGCTTCGATGTTCGACAACGTGGCGGAACGGTACGACCTGACCAACGACGTGCTGTCGCTCGGCCAGGACCGCAGATGGCGCAAGGAGGTTGCCAGGGCCGTCGACGCCCGCCCGGCGCAGAAGATCCTGGACCTGGCCGCCGGTACGGCCACCTCCTCGCTGCCGTTCGCGCAGACCGGCGCGTACGTCGTCCCCTGCGACTTCTCCCTCGGGATGCTCCAGGTCGGCAAGCGCAAGCACACCTGGCTGCCGTTCACGGCGGGCGACGCGACGAAGCTGCCGTTCAAGGACGACACCTTCGACGCCGTGACGATCTCCTTCGGGCTGCGCAACGTGCAGGACTTCGACACCGCCCTGCGCGAGATGTACCGGGTCACGAGGCCCGGCGGCCGGGTCGTGATCTGCGAGTTCTCGCACCCGACCTGGGCGCCCCTGCGCACCGTCTACACCGAGTACCTGATGCGCGCGCTGCCCCCGGTGGCGCGCGCGGTGTCCTCGAACCCCGACGCCTACGTCTACCTCGCCGAGTCCATCCGCGCCTGGCCCGACCAGCCCGCACTCGCCGAGCGGCTGCGCAAGGCCGGCTGGTCGAAGGTCGCCTGGCGGAACCTGACGGGCGGGATCGTGACCCTGCACCGGGGCTTCAAGCAGAGCTGA
- a CDS encoding acyltransferase family protein, whose translation MGAHRRGALATPVAAATDTGDPHLDPRPEPPARDRYFDTLRAVALIRVVTYHTFGWAWAGMVFPSMGVMFALAGTLMAKSLERPALKVVRSRMRRLLPPFWFWGVFVVVAMLIHDWMPGWQIVYWIVPLGDPPGNAWAEQAWEILWYLRTYLWFVLLSPLLLRVFRLAPAFVLLLSLAPILVVHFLWEPPDNRFGSALTDLATFLFCWILGFAHRDGVLRRLKPFAVAVLSLAAIAYGGWYAFTHQAETGSYDLDDIPLAQAFWSAGYVTLLMYAKEYFRIDFARLTRVRPLDRLVTVFNARAVTIYLWHEIALILAVPLIDRFWNVPAFEKYLPLESQWFMFGIGWVLIAVFVLLCGWVEDVAGKKKPKLLP comes from the coding sequence GTGGGGGCGCACAGGAGAGGGGCGCTTGCCACGCCGGTTGCCGCTGCGACGGACACCGGTGATCCCCACCTGGATCCGCGGCCCGAGCCTCCCGCCAGGGACCGCTACTTCGACACCCTCCGAGCCGTCGCCCTCATCCGCGTGGTCACCTACCACACCTTCGGCTGGGCCTGGGCGGGCATGGTCTTCCCCTCGATGGGAGTCATGTTCGCCCTGGCCGGCACCCTGATGGCGAAGTCCCTGGAGCGCCCGGCGCTCAAGGTGGTCCGCAGCCGGATGCGGCGGCTCCTGCCGCCCTTCTGGTTCTGGGGCGTCTTCGTGGTCGTGGCGATGCTGATCCACGACTGGATGCCGGGCTGGCAGATCGTCTACTGGATCGTCCCGCTCGGCGACCCGCCGGGCAACGCGTGGGCCGAGCAGGCCTGGGAGATCCTCTGGTACCTGCGGACGTACCTCTGGTTCGTCCTGCTCTCCCCGCTCCTGCTGCGCGTCTTCCGCCTGGCCCCGGCGTTCGTCCTGCTCCTGTCCCTGGCGCCGATCCTCGTCGTCCACTTCCTGTGGGAGCCCCCGGACAACCGGTTCGGCAGCGCACTCACCGACCTCGCCACGTTCCTCTTCTGCTGGATCCTCGGCTTCGCGCACCGCGACGGCGTCCTGCGCCGCCTCAAGCCGTTCGCCGTCGCCGTCCTCTCACTCGCGGCGATCGCGTACGGCGGCTGGTACGCCTTCACGCACCAGGCCGAGACGGGATCGTACGACCTCGACGACATCCCTCTCGCCCAGGCGTTCTGGTCGGCGGGCTATGTGACGCTGCTGATGTACGCGAAGGAGTACTTCCGCATCGACTTCGCCCGGCTGACCCGGGTCCGCCCCCTCGACCGCCTCGTCACCGTCTTCAACGCCCGTGCCGTGACGATCTACCTCTGGCACGAGATCGCCCTGATCCTCGCCGTCCCGCTGATCGACCGGTTCTGGAACGTGCCCGCGTTCGAGAAGTACCTGCCGCTGGAGAGCCAGTGGTTCATGTTCGGCATCGGCTGGGTCCTGATCGCGGTGTTCGTCCTGCTGTGCGGCTGGGTGGAGGACGTGGCCGGGAAGAAGAAGCCGAAGCTGCTCCCCTGA
- a CDS encoding bifunctional polysaccharide deacetylase/glycosyltransferase family 2 protein, producing MTTTTPSRGRRRAPTRIQRAAGKAAALQKPRVILAGLLLLALTSVMLLDGYLRAEVGGDQRVRTGASSSQVPDKVLDGGPILTFRGGQATTVSVPDKTIALTFDDGPNPTWTPQVLAILKKYDIPATFFLVGSMVSRYPGIVADLVEQGNEVGIHTFTHVDLSYQSDARVNREMQQTQLALAGAAGITTTLFRAPYSSETDAIDNYSWPVYKKLGEQGYTSVFVDTDSDDWKRPGVSKIIKWATPDDGEGASVLFHDAGGERSQTIKALPTYIEKMKAKGYTFTTISGAIQEEESAGGQQAGAGGVQAGGARTGGQQPDGQTARQGSNGQAGAGASSLQAAHREATGATLYEGKALIGAVAVAEWTVPVLSVGLLVVGVAVMGRFGMMLILARRHYRQRNKRRFSWGPAVHQPVSVIVPAYNEKECIANTLESLAKSTHPIEIIVVDDGSTDGTSEIARNAAHELGMTNVRVIRQENAGKPAALNNGVRSASYDIVVMMDGDTVFEPDTVRQLVQPFADPGVGAVAGNAKVGNRKTVIGAWQHIEYVMGFNLDRRMYDLLRCMPTIPGAIGAFRREAVLEVGGMSEDTLAEDTDITIAMHRAGWRVVYQEHARAWTEAPGSLKQLWSQRYRWSYGTMQALWKHRKSLTDKGPSGRFGRVGMPLVVIFQIVTPVFAPLIDVFTVYSMIFVDFKAALLAWLAVLAVQLVCAAYAFRLDREQYRYLLMMPLQQLAYRQMMYLVLIHSCITAMTGGRLRWQKLKRTGEVGTPAGVS from the coding sequence ATGACTACGACGACTCCCTCACGCGGCCGCCGCCGCGCCCCCACGCGGATCCAGCGGGCGGCGGGTAAGGCCGCGGCGCTGCAGAAACCGCGCGTCATCCTCGCCGGACTGCTCCTGCTGGCGCTGACCAGCGTCATGCTGCTCGACGGCTATCTGCGCGCCGAGGTCGGTGGCGACCAGCGCGTGCGTACCGGCGCCAGCTCCAGCCAGGTCCCCGACAAGGTCCTCGACGGCGGGCCGATCCTCACCTTCCGGGGCGGTCAGGCCACCACCGTCTCCGTCCCGGACAAGACGATCGCGCTCACCTTCGACGACGGTCCGAACCCCACCTGGACGCCGCAAGTGCTGGCGATCCTGAAGAAGTACGACATCCCCGCCACGTTCTTCCTGGTCGGTTCGATGGTCTCGCGCTACCCGGGGATCGTCGCGGACCTGGTCGAGCAGGGCAACGAGGTGGGCATCCACACCTTCACCCACGTCGACCTCTCCTACCAGAGCGACGCCCGCGTCAACCGCGAGATGCAGCAGACCCAGCTGGCCCTCGCGGGCGCGGCCGGCATCACGACCACGCTCTTCCGGGCGCCGTACTCCTCGGAGACGGACGCCATCGACAACTACAGCTGGCCCGTCTACAAGAAGCTCGGCGAGCAGGGCTACACCAGCGTCTTCGTCGACACCGACAGCGACGACTGGAAGCGGCCCGGCGTCTCGAAGATCATCAAGTGGGCGACGCCGGACGACGGCGAGGGCGCGTCCGTCCTCTTCCACGACGCGGGAGGCGAGCGGTCACAGACGATCAAGGCGCTGCCGACGTACATCGAGAAGATGAAGGCGAAGGGCTACACCTTCACGACGATCAGCGGCGCCATCCAGGAGGAGGAGTCGGCGGGCGGTCAGCAGGCGGGGGCCGGTGGAGTTCAGGCGGGTGGCGCTCGGACAGGCGGGCAGCAGCCTGATGGCCAGACGGCCCGGCAGGGGTCGAACGGGCAGGCCGGTGCGGGGGCTTCGAGCCTCCAGGCCGCCCACCGAGAGGCCACCGGCGCGACGCTGTACGAGGGCAAGGCCCTGATCGGGGCCGTGGCCGTCGCCGAATGGACGGTGCCGGTCCTGTCGGTCGGCCTCCTCGTCGTCGGCGTCGCCGTCATGGGCCGGTTCGGCATGATGCTGATCCTCGCCCGCCGCCACTACCGGCAGCGCAACAAGCGCCGGTTCAGCTGGGGGCCTGCTGTCCATCAGCCGGTGAGCGTGATCGTCCCGGCTTACAACGAGAAGGAGTGCATCGCCAACACCCTTGAGTCACTGGCGAAGAGCACCCATCCGATCGAGATCATCGTGGTCGACGACGGCTCGACGGACGGCACCTCCGAGATCGCCCGGAACGCGGCCCACGAACTCGGCATGACCAACGTCCGCGTCATCCGCCAGGAGAACGCGGGCAAGCCGGCCGCGCTGAACAACGGTGTGCGCAGCGCCAGTTACGACATCGTCGTGATGATGGACGGCGACACGGTCTTCGAGCCGGACACCGTACGGCAGCTGGTGCAGCCCTTCGCCGACCCCGGGGTCGGCGCGGTCGCCGGCAACGCCAAGGTCGGCAACCGCAAAACGGTCATCGGCGCCTGGCAGCACATCGAGTACGTGATGGGCTTCAACCTGGACCGCCGTATGTACGACCTGCTGCGCTGCATGCCCACCATCCCCGGCGCGATCGGCGCGTTCCGCCGGGAGGCGGTGCTGGAGGTCGGTGGCATGAGCGAGGACACGCTCGCCGAGGACACGGACATCACCATCGCCATGCACCGCGCGGGCTGGCGGGTCGTCTACCAGGAGCACGCGCGCGCGTGGACGGAGGCGCCGGGTTCGCTGAAGCAGCTGTGGTCGCAGCGCTACCGCTGGTCCTACGGCACGATGCAGGCGCTGTGGAAGCACCGCAAGTCCCTGACGGACAAGGGGCCTTCGGGCCGCTTCGGCCGGGTCGGCATGCCTCTCGTCGTCATCTTCCAGATCGTCACGCCGGTCTTCGCGCCGCTCATCGACGTCTTCACCGTCTACTCGATGATCTTCGTCGACTTCAAGGCGGCCCTGCTGGCCTGGCTGGCGGTGCTCGCCGTGCAGCTGGTCTGCGCCGCGTACGCCTTCCGCCTGGACCGCGAGCAGTACCGCTACCTGCTGATGATGCCCCTCCAGCAACTCGCCTACCGGCAGATGATGTACCTCGTCCTCATCCACTCCTGCATCACCGCCATGACGGGCGGCCGCCTGCGCTGGCAGAAACTGAAGCGCACCGGCGAGGTCGGAACGCCGGCGGGGGTGAGCTGA
- a CDS encoding chitinase → MQTYSGKSAAGLICLLALTAGCSAGSGGAADAAPPTPQRPSTSSSATASPSATGTAAASTSYAPYVSATEASDNDSAGSPATYNLAFVISGGSNCTPKWNGTTALSDSAVKSRISKLKQDGATVRVSFGGASGKEMAASCDSASELAAAYGKALDAAGSTQADFDIEGDELTDSDSVDLRSQAIALLQQERGDLRVSFTLPVMPSGLDDDGVALLESANQHDVQVSTVNLMTMNYGESYTGDMGAYALTSAKAAHTQLKELFGTSDATAWRAMALTSMLGVNDVDNETFTLDDAAQVREFAEEKGIGWVSMWATFRDQQCAKGSSGDDDAATNCSGVNQSSGAFGEAFAG, encoded by the coding sequence ATGCAAACGTACTCAGGGAAATCGGCGGCCGGACTCATCTGCCTGCTCGCGCTGACCGCGGGGTGCTCCGCGGGCTCCGGCGGCGCGGCGGACGCGGCACCACCGACTCCTCAGCGGCCCAGCACCTCGTCCTCGGCAACGGCCTCCCCATCGGCCACCGGGACGGCCGCCGCGAGCACGTCGTACGCCCCCTACGTCAGCGCCACCGAAGCCTCCGACAACGACTCCGCCGGCTCCCCGGCGACGTACAACCTGGCTTTCGTCATCTCGGGCGGCAGTAACTGCACCCCGAAATGGAACGGCACCACCGCCCTTTCCGACTCGGCCGTCAAGTCCCGTATCTCGAAGCTCAAACAGGACGGCGCCACCGTCCGGGTCTCCTTCGGCGGCGCCTCCGGCAAGGAAATGGCGGCGAGTTGCGACAGCGCGTCCGAACTGGCGGCGGCGTACGGGAAGGCGCTGGACGCGGCGGGTTCCACCCAGGCCGACTTCGACATCGAGGGCGACGAGCTGACCGACTCCGACTCGGTGGACCTGCGTTCGCAGGCGATCGCCCTGTTGCAGCAGGAGCGCGGCGACCTCCGTGTCTCCTTCACGCTGCCGGTGATGCCCTCCGGCCTCGACGACGACGGTGTGGCGCTGCTGGAGTCCGCCAACCAGCACGACGTACAGGTCTCGACCGTCAACCTCATGACGATGAACTACGGCGAGTCGTACACCGGCGACATGGGCGCTTACGCCCTCACCTCCGCCAAAGCCGCCCACACGCAACTCAAGGAGCTCTTCGGCACGTCCGACGCGACCGCCTGGCGGGCCATGGCGCTCACCTCGATGCTCGGCGTCAACGACGTGGACAACGAGACGTTCACACTCGACGACGCGGCGCAGGTACGGGAGTTCGCCGAGGAGAAGGGGATCGGGTGGGTGTCGATGTGGGCGACGTTCCGGGACCAGCAGTGTGCGAAGGGGAGCTCCGGTGATGACGACGCGGCGACCAACTGCAGTGGGGTGAACCAGAGTTCGGGGGCGTTCGGAGAGGCGTTCGCGGGCTGA